A stretch of the Candidatus Nealsonbacteria bacterium genome encodes the following:
- a CDS encoding nucleotidyl transferase AbiEii/AbiGii toxin family protein, which produces MSVLFINEVLTPTQKAVFAKLLPFKQIGILAGGTALAFQLRHRRSFDFDIFTRENISLDFSKKIKEIFGKKIEIFKESETELTFFTSAKVKITFFHYPFKPLYPIIRTFSIPIFDWREIAADKAYTLGRRPIYRDYVDLFFIIKKGHKLKNIISDTEKKFNVLFSEKLFLGQLTYFGDLQDFKIEFLGKECSPGEIKSFLEKAAGQFTKNITNPKNRA; this is translated from the coding sequence ATGTCAGTTCTATTTATTAACGAAGTTTTAACCCCGACCCAGAAAGCAGTTTTTGCCAAACTGCTTCCCTTTAAACAAATTGGAATTTTGGCCGGAGGCACTGCTTTAGCTTTTCAGCTGCGACATCGAAGATCTTTTGATTTTGACATTTTCACCAGAGAAAATATTTCCCTTGATTTTAGCAAAAAGATTAAAGAAATTTTTGGCAAAAAAATAGAAATATTTAAAGAATCTGAGACGGAATTGACCTTTTTCACTTCGGCAAAAGTTAAAATTACTTTTTTCCACTACCCATTTAAGCCCCTTTATCCGATTATTAGAACATTTTCAATTCCTATTTTTGATTGGAGAGAAATTGCCGCTGATAAAGCATATACCTTAGGCAGGAGGCCGATTTATAGAGATTATGTTGATTTATTTTTTATAATTAAAAAAGGACATAAATTAAAAAACATTATTTCTGATACTGAGAAAAAATTTAACGTTCTTTTTTCAGAAAAATTATTTTTGGGACAGCTCACTTATTTTGGCGACCTGCAAGATTTTAAAATAGAATTTTTGGGAAAAGAATGTTCTCCAGGAGAAATAAAATCATTTTTAGAAAAAGCAGCCGGGCAGTTCACT